Proteins encoded by one window of Myxococcus guangdongensis:
- the fadJ gene encoding fatty acid oxidation complex subunit alpha FadJ has product MAIQLEELEAKQGFSLQVEDGVAVVTFDLPDSAVNTLSPEVGAAFSRLLEEAEREAEVKALVFISGKKDSFVAGAKLDYLQTLKTAEEATAMSQQGQAGFDRLEAFPKPVVAAIHGACLGGGLEWALACHYRIATDSPKTTLGLPEVQLGLIPGAGGTQRLPALIGAQAALDLILTGKNVKPAKARKLGIVDEVVPVPILRAVAVQRAKELAAGSLKPVRAHGQGLKSVGKKKGLAGFFQGLANKELWAEVALEDNPLGRKVLFDAARKQLLKKTRGKYPAPEKALRVVRKGLEAGREAGLAAEAKAFGELVMSDVSKRLVEVFFATTALKKENGTSDASVKPREVKKVAVLGGGLMGGGIAYVAGVLQGAQVRVKDKDDAGVARALKQVQGILDERVKRRSLTWREAAAKQARITAGTDYSGFKSADLVIEAVFEDLKLKHRILAEVEAVTGPDAIFASNTSSIPITELAKGSKRPAQVIGMHYFSPVNKMPLLEIITHAGTADWVTATCVEVGRKQGKTVIVVNDGPGFYTSRILAPYLNEAAYLLAEGADIAALDKALVEFGFPVGPMTLLDEVGIDVAHKVGPIMEAAFGKRMAAPKSLDGVVADGRLGRKSQKGFYLYENGKKKEVDPTVYGLLPHGKERKGFDASEMAERLVLQMVNEAIRCLGEGILRSARDGDVGAIFGLGFPPFLGGPFHYADARGLSEVLRKLEHYQDKLGERFTPAPLLVEMVKEGKTFYPR; this is encoded by the coding sequence ATGGCCATCCAACTCGAAGAGCTCGAGGCGAAGCAGGGCTTCTCCCTCCAGGTCGAGGACGGCGTCGCCGTCGTGACGTTCGACCTGCCGGACTCCGCCGTCAACACGCTGAGCCCGGAGGTGGGCGCGGCGTTCTCCCGGCTGCTGGAGGAGGCGGAGCGCGAGGCCGAGGTGAAGGCCCTGGTGTTCATCTCCGGCAAGAAGGACAGCTTCGTCGCCGGGGCGAAGCTCGATTACCTCCAGACGCTGAAGACGGCGGAGGAGGCCACCGCCATGAGCCAGCAGGGGCAGGCGGGGTTCGACCGGCTGGAGGCCTTCCCCAAGCCCGTCGTGGCGGCCATCCACGGCGCGTGTCTGGGCGGCGGGTTGGAGTGGGCGCTGGCGTGTCACTACCGCATCGCCACCGACAGCCCGAAGACGACGCTCGGCCTGCCGGAGGTGCAGCTGGGCCTGATTCCGGGCGCCGGCGGGACGCAGCGGCTGCCCGCGCTCATCGGCGCGCAGGCGGCGCTGGACCTCATCCTCACGGGCAAGAACGTCAAGCCGGCGAAGGCTCGCAAGCTGGGCATCGTCGACGAGGTGGTGCCGGTGCCCATCCTGCGCGCCGTCGCCGTCCAGCGCGCGAAGGAGCTGGCGGCGGGTTCGCTCAAGCCGGTGCGCGCGCATGGCCAGGGCCTGAAGTCGGTGGGGAAGAAGAAGGGGCTCGCGGGCTTCTTCCAGGGGCTGGCGAACAAGGAGCTGTGGGCGGAGGTGGCGCTGGAGGACAACCCGCTGGGGCGCAAGGTCCTCTTCGATGCGGCGAGGAAGCAGCTGCTCAAGAAGACGCGCGGCAAGTACCCCGCCCCGGAGAAGGCCCTGCGGGTGGTGCGCAAGGGCCTGGAGGCCGGGCGCGAGGCGGGGCTGGCGGCCGAGGCGAAGGCGTTCGGCGAGCTGGTGATGTCGGATGTCTCCAAGCGACTGGTGGAGGTGTTCTTCGCGACGACGGCGCTGAAGAAGGAGAACGGCACGTCGGACGCGAGCGTGAAGCCGCGCGAGGTGAAGAAGGTCGCGGTGCTGGGCGGCGGGCTGATGGGCGGCGGCATCGCCTATGTGGCCGGCGTGCTCCAGGGCGCGCAGGTGCGCGTGAAGGACAAGGACGACGCGGGCGTGGCGCGCGCGCTCAAGCAGGTGCAGGGCATCCTGGATGAGCGCGTGAAGAGGCGCTCGCTCACCTGGCGCGAGGCGGCGGCGAAGCAGGCGCGAATCACCGCGGGCACCGACTACAGCGGCTTCAAGTCGGCGGACCTGGTCATCGAGGCGGTGTTCGAGGACCTGAAGCTCAAGCACCGCATCCTCGCGGAGGTGGAGGCCGTCACCGGCCCCGACGCCATCTTCGCGTCCAACACCTCCAGCATCCCGATTACCGAGCTGGCCAAGGGCAGCAAGCGGCCCGCCCAGGTCATCGGCATGCATTACTTCAGCCCGGTCAACAAGATGCCGCTGTTGGAGATCATCACCCACGCGGGCACGGCGGACTGGGTGACGGCCACCTGCGTGGAGGTGGGGCGCAAGCAGGGCAAGACGGTCATCGTCGTCAACGACGGGCCGGGCTTCTACACCTCGCGCATCCTCGCGCCGTACCTGAACGAGGCGGCATACCTGCTGGCCGAGGGCGCGGACATCGCCGCGCTGGACAAGGCGCTGGTGGAGTTCGGCTTCCCGGTGGGGCCGATGACGCTGCTGGACGAGGTGGGCATCGACGTGGCCCACAAGGTCGGCCCCATCATGGAGGCGGCCTTCGGCAAGCGCATGGCGGCGCCCAAGTCGTTGGACGGCGTGGTGGCCGACGGGCGGTTGGGCCGCAAGAGCCAGAAGGGCTTCTACCTCTACGAGAACGGCAAGAAGAAGGAGGTGGACCCCACGGTCTACGGCCTGTTGCCGCACGGCAAGGAGCGCAAGGGCTTCGACGCCTCGGAGATGGCGGAGCGGCTGGTGCTGCAGATGGTGAACGAGGCCATCCGCTGCCTGGGCGAGGGCATCCTCCGCAGCGCGCGCGACGGCGACGTGGGCGCCATCTTCGGCCTGGGCTTCCCGCCGTTCCTCGGTGGCCCGTTCCATTACGCGGACGCGCGGGGGCTGTCGGAGGTGCTGCGCAAGCTGGAGCACTACCAGGACAAGCTGGGTGAGCGCTTCACGCCCGCGCCGCTCCTGGTGGAGATGGTCAAGGAAGGCAAGACGTTCTACCCGCGCTGA
- the fadI gene encoding acetyl-CoA C-acyltransferase FadI has translation MASQKRNGHRRVAIVRGLRTPFVKAGTVFSGLTALDLGRMVVQELVQRSDLDPNVIDQLVFGQVIPTLTGPSIAREVVIAAGLPLKIEAATVTRACATSIQALTTAGNAIALGYSDVAIAGGTEAMSDPPVFTSRPLAHALAAASKGRSLGEKLKPFQKLKAQDLVPVPPAIAEYSTGLSMGESAEKMAKENGISREEQDRIALASHKNAAAAWKDGRFDDEVMHVSVPPKFEQTVTRDNIIREDSSLESLGKLKPVFDRKYGTVTAGNASPLTDGAAALLLMSEERARELGYEPLGYLRSYAYAATDPGDQLLQGPVYAVPTALARAGLKLSDIDLVEMHEAFAAQVASNLQALASKSFAKKAGWAEPVGEVDRERLNVTGGSIAIGHPFGATGARIVTQALNELKRRNKNTVMCTVCAAGGLGAVVVLERA, from the coding sequence ATGGCGAGCCAGAAGCGCAACGGTCACCGCAGGGTGGCCATCGTCCGGGGGCTGCGGACACCGTTCGTCAAGGCGGGCACGGTGTTCTCCGGGCTCACCGCGCTGGATTTGGGGCGGATGGTGGTCCAGGAGCTGGTGCAGCGCTCGGACCTGGACCCGAACGTCATCGACCAGCTCGTCTTCGGGCAGGTGATTCCGACGCTGACGGGGCCGTCCATCGCGCGCGAGGTGGTCATCGCGGCGGGGCTGCCGCTCAAGATTGAAGCGGCCACGGTGACGCGCGCGTGCGCGACGTCCATCCAGGCGCTGACGACGGCGGGCAACGCGATTGCGCTGGGCTACTCGGACGTGGCCATCGCCGGAGGCACCGAGGCGATGTCGGACCCGCCGGTGTTCACCAGCCGGCCGTTGGCGCACGCGCTGGCGGCGGCGTCCAAGGGGCGCTCGCTGGGGGAGAAGCTCAAGCCCTTCCAGAAGCTCAAGGCGCAGGACCTGGTTCCCGTCCCGCCCGCCATCGCCGAGTACTCCACGGGCCTGTCCATGGGGGAGAGCGCGGAGAAGATGGCGAAGGAAAACGGCATCTCCCGTGAGGAGCAGGACCGCATCGCGCTGGCGTCGCACAAGAACGCGGCGGCGGCGTGGAAGGACGGCCGCTTCGACGACGAGGTGATGCACGTGTCGGTGCCGCCGAAGTTCGAGCAGACGGTCACGCGCGACAACATCATCCGCGAGGACTCCAGCCTGGAGTCGCTGGGCAAGCTCAAGCCGGTGTTCGACCGGAAGTACGGCACGGTGACGGCGGGCAACGCGTCGCCGCTGACGGATGGCGCGGCGGCGCTCCTGCTCATGAGCGAGGAGCGGGCGCGGGAGCTGGGGTACGAGCCGTTGGGTTACCTGCGCTCGTATGCGTACGCGGCCACGGACCCGGGCGACCAACTGTTGCAGGGCCCGGTGTACGCGGTGCCCACGGCGCTCGCGCGCGCGGGGCTGAAGCTGTCGGACATCGACCTGGTGGAGATGCACGAGGCGTTCGCCGCGCAGGTGGCGAGCAACCTCCAGGCGCTGGCGTCGAAGAGCTTCGCGAAGAAGGCGGGCTGGGCGGAGCCGGTGGGGGAGGTGGACCGCGAGCGGCTGAACGTGACGGGCGGCTCCATCGCCATCGGTCATCCCTTCGGGGCGACGGGGGCGCGCATCGTCACGCAGGCCCTCAACGAGCTGAAGCGTCGGAACAAGAACACGGTGATGTGCACCGTCTGCGCCGCCGGTGGTCTGGGCGCCGTGGTGGTCCTGGAGCGTGCGTGA
- the hemE gene encoding uroporphyrinogen decarboxylase gives MNDRLLRAARRQPTDTTPVWLMRQAGRYLPEYRAIRGNIAFLDLCKHPDLAAEVTVQPVTRLGVDAAIIFSDILIPVEAMGIHLELGDKGPHFPTPVRTAADIDKLGVPDPVEGTGFVAEAIRRTRKALNDSVPVIGFAGAPFTLAAYMVEGGGSKSYILIKRLMFEQPELAHRLFGKLTDTLIPYLKMQVEAGASIVQIFDSWGGELSPWDYERFCLPYLKRMVSELKATGVPVIVFGVGMSTHLSLLKSTGADVVGLDWTLPMDEGRKVLGPDVAVQGNLDPLHLFLPREELEGRVKDILLRAGPVGHIFNLGHGILPPTDPEAAKFAVEAVHRLGTALRQGTLKP, from the coding sequence GTGAACGACCGACTCCTCCGCGCCGCGCGCCGCCAGCCCACCGACACCACGCCGGTGTGGCTCATGCGACAGGCTGGCCGCTACCTGCCCGAGTACCGGGCCATCCGCGGCAACATCGCCTTCCTGGACCTGTGCAAGCACCCGGACCTGGCCGCCGAAGTCACGGTGCAGCCGGTGACGCGACTGGGCGTGGACGCGGCCATCATCTTCTCCGACATCCTCATCCCCGTGGAGGCCATGGGCATCCACCTGGAGCTGGGGGACAAGGGCCCGCACTTCCCGACGCCCGTGCGCACCGCGGCGGACATCGACAAGCTGGGCGTGCCGGACCCCGTCGAGGGCACGGGCTTCGTCGCGGAGGCCATCCGCCGCACGCGCAAGGCGCTCAATGACTCGGTGCCCGTCATCGGCTTCGCGGGCGCGCCCTTCACGCTGGCCGCGTACATGGTGGAGGGCGGCGGCTCCAAGAGCTACATCCTCATCAAGCGGCTGATGTTCGAGCAGCCCGAGCTGGCGCACCGGCTGTTCGGCAAGCTCACCGACACGCTCATCCCGTACCTCAAGATGCAGGTGGAGGCGGGGGCGAGCATCGTTCAAATCTTCGACTCGTGGGGCGGCGAGCTGTCGCCGTGGGACTACGAGCGCTTCTGTCTGCCGTACCTCAAGCGCATGGTGTCCGAGCTGAAGGCCACGGGCGTGCCCGTCATCGTCTTCGGCGTGGGCATGTCCACGCACCTGTCCTTGCTCAAGAGCACGGGCGCGGACGTGGTGGGCCTGGACTGGACGCTGCCCATGGACGAAGGCCGCAAGGTGCTGGGCCCGGACGTCGCGGTGCAGGGCAACCTGGACCCGTTGCACCTGTTCCTGCCGCGCGAGGAGCTGGAGGGCCGCGTGAAGGACATCCTCCTGCGCGCCGGCCCCGTGGGACACATCTTCAACCTGGGCCACGGCATCCTCCCGCCCACGGACCCGGAGGCCGCGAAGTTCGCCGTCGAGGCCGTGCACCGCCTGGGCACGGCGCTGCGTCAGGGCACGTTGAAGCCGTAG
- a CDS encoding alpha-amylase family glycosyl hydrolase, producing MVLRQRWLWSLVLALVASGCLKRQGPPVLAPEGTVVAVAYIRDDARRGAVSNVPEGVRQRVAEVLAKRNLQAREVPYDEYAAEFAKVTDTQRRFAMLKARAGDAPLLLLVETRVTFFGQVGGRFSWDVYVKTTANRATSSLEATSDSSDYGAALQFDQQREDDAQLEVARQISGQAGALFDSFLASPMLVPSTDGGPGLVPGLSAPAGEGIEPGTSTPTEPPPPPAKSAPQPYRGQWTPPEGDAIYFVMVDRFANGDAKNDGAVDAKDAQAFHGGDLRGVIDRLDGLQALGVRTVWLSPVFQMRTDKFYGYGAFHGYWVEDFGRVEPRFGDEALLKELSSELRRRDMRLVLDVVLNHVGPETRLTREQPKWFHGLGPIENWNDSRELVMRDVHGLPDLAVEREEVYQHLLSHSLKWVDTVKPAGFRLDAVKHLPMDFWARYNDDLRAHAGKDFLLLGELLDGDPVLLARVMKEGRFGTMFDFPLAFALVDVFCRGRSPSHLGAILFNDRFQPAPQSLVTLLDNHDLPRVMSECGGDVEKVKRALAVQLTARGVPALTYGIEEGLTGAKEPENRGDMRFTQEHPLRAWIARLLEARRGSEALQRGETMVLAAREDFFAYVRVTPDDAFFVGINSGTERRIAFLPTGLGDGSGIDPLTGTRSMLGRLAESAYWHVDVKPGEVSLVRLRAASPGGHAALVEKARTEWKGEGPRRTVVLQTGDAAVRVVGGGPELGGWKPERSLRPDAGAVTLSLPEGGVFEYKLVREDGPGKFSWEGGPNRLLFVPELKTEEGPVQVPVAWEQRSVKGPPFLRLCPPLLAMSTSKLCTD from the coding sequence ATGGTTCTGAGACAGCGGTGGTTGTGGTCCCTGGTCCTCGCGCTGGTGGCCTCGGGCTGCCTGAAGCGGCAGGGGCCTCCGGTGCTGGCGCCGGAGGGGACGGTGGTGGCGGTGGCGTACATCCGCGACGACGCGCGGCGCGGCGCGGTGTCCAACGTGCCCGAGGGTGTGCGTCAGCGCGTGGCGGAGGTGCTGGCCAAGCGCAACCTCCAGGCGCGCGAGGTGCCCTACGACGAGTACGCCGCCGAGTTCGCGAAGGTGACGGACACGCAGCGCCGCTTCGCCATGCTCAAGGCCCGCGCCGGGGACGCGCCGCTCCTGCTCCTGGTGGAGACGCGGGTGACGTTCTTCGGGCAGGTGGGCGGGCGCTTCTCCTGGGACGTGTACGTGAAGACCACGGCCAACCGCGCCACGTCTTCGCTGGAGGCCACCAGCGACTCGTCGGACTACGGCGCCGCGCTCCAGTTCGACCAGCAGCGCGAGGATGACGCGCAGCTGGAGGTGGCCCGGCAGATTTCGGGGCAGGCGGGCGCGCTGTTCGACTCGTTCCTCGCCTCGCCCATGCTGGTGCCGTCCACGGACGGTGGCCCGGGGCTGGTGCCCGGCCTGTCCGCCCCGGCCGGAGAGGGCATCGAGCCGGGCACGAGCACGCCCACCGAGCCGCCTCCGCCGCCGGCCAAGTCCGCGCCCCAGCCGTACCGGGGCCAGTGGACGCCGCCGGAGGGGGACGCCATCTACTTCGTGATGGTGGACCGCTTCGCCAACGGGGACGCGAAGAACGACGGGGCGGTGGATGCGAAGGACGCGCAGGCCTTTCACGGCGGAGACCTGCGTGGCGTCATCGACCGACTGGACGGGCTGCAGGCGCTCGGTGTCCGCACGGTGTGGCTTTCACCCGTCTTCCAGATGCGGACCGACAAGTTCTACGGGTACGGCGCCTTCCACGGCTACTGGGTGGAGGACTTCGGCCGGGTGGAGCCGCGCTTCGGTGACGAGGCCTTGCTGAAGGAGCTGTCGTCGGAGCTGCGCCGCCGCGACATGCGCCTGGTGCTGGACGTGGTGCTCAACCACGTGGGCCCGGAGACGCGGCTGACGCGCGAGCAGCCGAAGTGGTTCCATGGGCTGGGGCCCATCGAGAACTGGAACGACTCGCGCGAGCTGGTGATGCGCGACGTGCACGGGCTGCCGGACCTGGCGGTGGAGCGGGAGGAGGTCTACCAGCACCTGCTCTCGCACTCGCTGAAGTGGGTGGACACCGTGAAGCCCGCGGGCTTCCGGCTGGACGCCGTCAAGCACCTGCCCATGGACTTCTGGGCCCGCTACAACGACGACCTCCGCGCGCACGCGGGCAAGGATTTCCTGCTGCTGGGCGAGCTGCTCGACGGGGACCCGGTGCTGCTGGCGCGGGTGATGAAGGAGGGCCGCTTCGGGACGATGTTCGACTTCCCGCTGGCCTTCGCGCTGGTGGATGTCTTCTGCCGGGGCCGCTCGCCGTCGCACCTGGGCGCCATCCTCTTCAACGACAGGTTCCAGCCCGCGCCCCAGTCGCTGGTGACGCTGCTCGACAACCACGACTTGCCCCGGGTGATGAGCGAGTGCGGTGGGGACGTGGAGAAGGTGAAGCGGGCGCTCGCGGTGCAGCTCACGGCGCGCGGCGTGCCGGCGCTGACGTACGGCATCGAAGAGGGGCTCACCGGCGCGAAGGAGCCGGAGAACCGCGGTGACATGCGCTTCACGCAGGAGCATCCGCTGCGCGCGTGGATTGCCCGGTTGTTGGAAGCGCGTCGGGGCAGTGAGGCCCTCCAGCGTGGCGAGACGATGGTGCTCGCCGCCCGGGAGGACTTCTTCGCCTACGTCCGCGTGACGCCGGATGACGCGTTCTTCGTCGGCATCAACTCCGGGACCGAGCGCCGCATCGCGTTCCTGCCCACGGGGCTCGGGGATGGGAGCGGCATCGACCCGCTGACGGGGACACGCTCCATGCTGGGGCGACTCGCGGAGTCGGCGTATTGGCACGTCGACGTGAAGCCGGGCGAGGTGTCGCTGGTGCGGCTCCGGGCGGCCTCGCCGGGCGGCCACGCGGCGCTGGTGGAGAAGGCGCGCACCGAGTGGAAGGGGGAGGGACCCAGGCGCACCGTGGTGCTCCAGACAGGGGATGCGGCGGTGCGGGTGGTGGGCGGCGGCCCTGAGCTGGGGGGCTGGAAGCCCGAGCGCTCGCTGCGCCCGGACGCCGGCGCCGTCACTCTGTCGCTGCCCGAGGGCGGGGTCTTCGAGTACAAGCTCGTGCGAGAGGACGGCCCGGGGAAGTTCTCCTGGGAGGGCGGCCCCAACCGCCTGCTGTTCGTCCCGGAGCTGAAGACGGAGGAGGGCCCCGTGCAGGTGCCCGTGGCGTGGGAGCAGCGCTCCGTGAAGGGGCCGCCTTTCCTGCGCCTCTGTCCGCCGTTGTTGGCGATGTCGACCTCCAAGCTGTGCACCGACTGA